From the genome of Candidatus Roizmanbacteria bacterium, one region includes:
- a CDS encoding matrixin family metalloprotease, producing MRWIVYLAIILGMMGFAYYYPLPNICDKTVSYTIGSIDSRFNLTRMQVLENIKEAERYWETATGQDLFTYNPTAEKPITIQMVYDERQAIASEVNTEKSAVNQDKSTLQSRIDDFKKRSDELDKKVQSFNDKVSNWNKSSTQTEEEYGKLVAEQTELEQLTKQISAEARTLQLTTNDINTKIEQLNGNITTLQTVVKSKPEEGLFESASKTISIYYNNSQQELIHTIEHELGHGLGLDHLSNPLSIMYVQSNDTLIPTTDDVHAVSLICKKETFIDRIKTKRWKQTVRTVLNDIMYK from the coding sequence ATGAGGTGGATTGTGTATCTGGCAATTATTTTAGGAATGATGGGTTTTGCATATTATTATCCACTTCCAAATATCTGCGACAAGACTGTGAGCTATACAATTGGAAGCATTGATTCCAGATTCAATCTTACAAGAATGCAGGTTCTTGAGAACATTAAGGAGGCGGAGCGGTACTGGGAGACGGCAACGGGACAAGATTTGTTCACCTACAATCCAACAGCAGAGAAACCAATTACCATTCAGATGGTTTACGACGAAAGACAGGCAATAGCCTCGGAGGTCAACACTGAAAAAAGCGCAGTGAATCAAGACAAGTCGACGCTTCAGTCGAGAATTGACGACTTTAAAAAACGTTCAGATGAGCTGGATAAAAAAGTACAGTCATTTAATGATAAGGTAAGTAACTGGAATAAAAGCTCAACACAAACAGAGGAGGAGTATGGCAAGCTCGTAGCCGAACAGACAGAGCTTGAACAGTTGACTAAGCAGATTAGTGCTGAGGCCCGTACCCTACAGCTTACCACTAACGATATAAACACAAAAATAGAACAACTGAATGGCAACATAACTACTCTTCAAACCGTGGTGAAGTCTAAACCAGAAGAAGGATTATTCGAATCTGCCTCTAAAACGATATCAATATACTATAACAACAGTCAACAAGAACTCATTCATACCATCGAACATGAACTGGGTCACGGTCTCGGACTCGATCATCTGTCAAATCCTCTTTCAATAATGTATGTTCAGTCGAATGATACGTTGATACCAACCACGGACGATGTCCATGCGGTAAGTCTTATATGTAAAAAGGAAACATTCATTGATCGCATAAAAACGAAAAGGTGGAAGCAGACCGTCAGAACAGTCCTTAATGATATAATGTATAAATGA
- a CDS encoding glucosaminidase domain-containing protein yields MKILKLFLSVFVVLLFSGTNVLASDQQAGSSAILVASPKNEIANRISHRDIAQDYMLKRRVITKVLQENNSPLVDSVDSFISTCANYQIDCYLLPSITRLESSFGQFTHPNSHNPFGWGGGYIMFNTWGDSIDAVGKGLRTNYIDKGAADVYDIGKIYAASPTWAVRVERFMNDFKRVESEESLQASNISL; encoded by the coding sequence ATGAAGATACTCAAATTGTTTTTAAGCGTATTTGTTGTTTTATTATTCTCGGGCACAAATGTTCTAGCCTCAGATCAGCAGGCTGGTTCATCGGCCATTCTTGTGGCTAGTCCAAAGAACGAGATCGCCAATAGAATATCCCATAGAGATATTGCACAGGACTATATGTTAAAAAGACGAGTTATTACAAAGGTCCTACAGGAGAACAACTCTCCCCTTGTGGACTCGGTAGATTCATTTATTAGCACTTGTGCCAACTATCAGATCGACTGTTATCTATTGCCGTCAATTACTAGGCTTGAGTCTAGTTTTGGCCAGTTTACGCATCCAAACTCACATAATCCCTTTGGTTGGGGTGGTGGTTACATAATGTTTAATACATGGGGTGATTCTATTGATGCTGTAGGTAAGGGTTTGAGAACCAACTATATAGATAAGGGAGCGGCTGACGTTTACGATATTGGTAAGATCTATGCTGCGAGTCCTACATGGGCGGTGCGCGTAGAGCGCTTTATGAATGACTTTAAGCGTGTTGAAAGCGAAGAGAGTTTACAGGCGAGTAACATTTCGCTATAA